AAGAAAGTTTTGCGATATGGCATTTCGGTTAGCAATGGAAGCTGGATAGGGCAACTAAAGATTCCAATGATctcataatttctttctttgcctGAAAGTTTGATGCCCCTAATACTTTCAACATCTATATAACAGCACATGCTGCCACTTGTCTTGAACTTTACCTGTTGGCATTGGAATTTTATAGGTCCAAGTTGTATGTACATTGGGTGAACTTAGCATGATATTTTCTGAAGGTTGACTAGAACAAATGTTTACCAGAGCTTCTGTTACATTTGTTTCATCTTGTTCATTATCTTTATATAAACTTTAAATGAAATGCCAATGCCGTGGATTATGCTTGTTTATTTTTGGTTATTGCTTTAAGAGTAATTTTAATCAGTTAGGAATGATCTGTAGAGAGTCAGCCAGCTAACTTCACAAGCATTGTTCAGGATTGGTTCTTTGCCTTCTGTGGAATATTGTGGCAGTGACTACTGCCTGGATCAAAGGAGAAGGTCTTCAAATTCTTTCTCAGAAGTATCTTTCTCCTAGATTATTGCTTTGTGATGACTTTTATgtctaattttctcttctctttgtAGGTCCCACTATTTGGTTTCTGGCCATAATTTACTTCATATCTGGTGTTCCTGGAGCTTATGTGCTGTGGTATCGCCCTTTATATCGTGCCATGAGGTATTTTGTGCAACCCTAAAGCACTGTATCTTAAGTTGGCAACAATACTGCTTTTAGGGGGCAGTTTTTCCTTGGAGGACCTATCCCTGGTGATGATATCATTGAGATGGTTGTGCTTGCTTGTGCACACTTAGAATTACATCTCCAGTTGATTTACACTTACGATACTTGATGAGTGTTGGGGAGTGCTATGAAGTAGATCAACTGATTTAGCTTTTCAGGGTgggtacttaaatttggttgaGGTGTTTGGCAAGCATTCCAAAACTTCCCAGAGCTGAAACACCTTAAAGCAGAAAGACCTGATGGCAGATTTTTAAGGTGCCTTGACTTGCTTTGGAGTTTCAGCTTAGGAACTGTAATATCTTAAAGCTATACAATGTCTACAACCTCTGTGGTCAAACTCATTTCACTGCTACAGTGCTGTATAATCAAAAGACTAAGTTCTTCCCTTGTTGTTTGTGGCATCTACTGTTGCACTTTGGAGTTACAGCAATTTTAATAAAATGCCTGGCACACCTTTAAATGCACAAACAACTGTCAACTTAAGCAGTTAAAAACTAATCTTCGTAGCTTCTTCTGTCTCTCCATTCCTTACATCCTAAAGGTTCGTCTGAATGATTCTGTAGCGCATGATCATTGATGGTGAGGATATATTATTTTCACTCATAATTACCCGACTTACTCGATTAGTATATATCTTAGACATGGTATTGGGCTTACCTGAGAGCCTTGTTTGGCACTGTGCACAAAGTTTTCCACTGGACGCTTTCTGATAACTGCAAAACTTCAAAAATATGTTTACGGAAAGTCCCAGCAAAGTAAACCATAAAAGCTAGCATCCAGAGTTACAACAATGCCAAATGTGCTGGAAATGCTAATAGAGAATGGTAACCTTAGTCTAGTTTGCAGTGTCTTCCTTCCCCGTGTAAATATGATTAGTTGGAAATATTAATGACATTATTGGGGAGCCATGGTTTCTCTCTTTATCTCTTTATTGACTTTGTTTGAAaactttgttcttctttccctGCTGTCATTGTAATTATTTGTCATCTCCAATACAGGACTGACAGTGCCCTTAAGTTTgggtggtttttctttttttacctgGTAAGTgtttgcttttttcttcttctttttttttccagttatTTCATGCTTTAAAGATATATTAGAAAATGATTCATTCATGATCCATGCTCATATCTTGCAGATACACCTTGGTTTTTGCATCTTTGCCTGCGTTGCTCCTCCAATTATATTCAAGGGGAAATCTCTGACGTAattactttccttttcttgttatgCTGTTTGTCCTTAGTACTCAGCACTTAGAAGACTGCTTTCCTTGTGAATGTGATTTAATTGAGATGAAAAAGCAAAGATGTTTCATCTTACTGAGTCATCTCATTTATATTTGGGGAGCAAGTAATATTTGcttctttcaaattgattttgtctTATAGAGAAGAATGGATAACCTTTTGGCTGCATTTGACAAGTAACCTGATTTATATATTGCTTTATCCAGTATGAACGTGTTACAAAGATGTAACTTAGTCTTTAAGGTGATATTTCCTTTTGTTACTTAAAACTGATGGTATATGTGATTGTTTTCTGTACACAGAGGTATCTTGCCTGCCATAGATCTTCTGACTGGTCATGCTTTGGTTGGGGTAAGTAGAAGCTTTTCTGCGTTTTCAATGAAGAATTTCGTTGAACTGTTAGTGCACTGCTAATACACTCAGGCGCAACATATCTGCAGTAGCAGCAAAATACTTTTTTCaagatttcattttcaattaccTTAGTATAAGGAGGAGATTTTACTGGTTTTAATGGTGTTGATATTGTCTCTACTTTACATTCAGATATTCTACCTTGTTGGCTTTGCGTTTTTCTGCATCGAATCACTTCTCAGCGTCTGGGTCCTTCAGGTCTGATGGTTGAACTTTATGATGctgtctctttctttctttttctttttctgcttttaATGAGTTTCCTTATCATGCTTACAATTATGCAGCAAGTTTACATGTATTTCCGAGGTAGTGGCAAAGCTGCAGAGATGAAGCGCGAGGCTGCTAGGAGAACCATGATGGCTGCGATCTGAGACTGCCGTTCATAGGATATGGTTTtgtaaaaatagattttgagcaGATGCGGGTCGCAGATACTATATCAGTACTGACAATCTGTGCTCTTGATGAGTTTGTTTCATTTTGTGGATATTTGGTCACCCTCCTTTGACTGTTACTTTGGACTTACAACTTATTATAGGATCCTCTTCACTGCAACAGGCTGCATAGGCCGTTCTTCTTGTGAACAGTGTCTTCCTCTGCTTTAGAACGTGTAAACAATTCCTTTCATTCTGTGCAGATTctctttttcatattatttgatcatttttttcccaatcctctgttcttttttctttttttttttccttctctctatTAGATAGTTGTGATTTGTATTGTCGCTTTAGTACGGGGAGTGTAATCGGCATGAAAACAGATAATGCACTCATCCAGTTATTGCTCCTTTTCCGCTATTGCTGTTCATGTATCTTATATTGGTGCCTCCTCTTTTTACAGATGGGGAGACGGCTGCAACGTTGTGCATGCATCTTGCCCTCTTTCCCAATTTAACCTTGGCCTGGTTTGCAAATACTCGAGCAGAAAGTTACTGTCGATTGTGATAAGCTAGAAAAGTGAGAAATTAGTAGTGCGCAGTTTTCGAATTTGTCTAGATTTTACTGGGAACCGGGGAACCTGGAATATCTGTCAGAATTAGTTTCCTAATTTTTGCGACCTGGAAACTACTTTAGATATCTAAAGATATCTAGGAACTTGAAATCTACTCAATAACAGGTTTCAAGATCTATTTGTattcttaattgaatgattatagtgaattatcaCATCTAATTACCCTATTTGTTACAATGTATTGGTCATAATTTAAAATACGAAACATTATCAAAATAGAAGTGTCGGTTATGGATATtgccaaaaaattggaacactTGTTTTAGGTTCCAAATGGTTGATGTCACTGAACCCTTGCTAGTATCCCAGGTTCTAAGTGGTGAGTGTCATTGAACAAAGGCTTGTTGCTGGTTCCGTATAATATGAAATCGGATCGGTTCTTTGATTTTATCTTGAAATGATGCTCACCCTTGTGAGAAATGGCTACTGGTGTAGTGAACCCTTGATTTAATCATAGGCATTTTTGCTGTTTACATGGC
Above is a window of Eucalyptus grandis isolate ANBG69807.140 chromosome 9, ASM1654582v1, whole genome shotgun sequence DNA encoding:
- the LOC104424869 gene encoding secretory carrier-associated membrane protein 1; translated protein: MSRFDPNPFEEEVNPFADQGGRGKGAGQSNYGGGAFYMTNPGSVPPATSRLSPLPPEPYDRGATIDIPLDNAKDIKAKEKELQAKEAELKKREQELKRREDAASRAGIVIEEKNWPPFFPIIHHDIPNEIPIHLQKIQYVAFTTYLGLVLCLLWNIVAVTTAWIKGEGPTIWFLAIIYFISGVPGAYVLWYRPLYRAMRTDSALKFGWFFFFYLIHLGFCIFACVAPPIIFKGKSLTGILPAIDLLTGHALVGIFYLVGFAFFCIESLLSVWVLQQVYMYFRGSGKAAEMKREAARRTMMAAI